A segment of the Lolium perenne isolate Kyuss_39 chromosome 3, Kyuss_2.0, whole genome shotgun sequence genome:
TGCCGTCGAGATACAGAGACTCGGTGAGGGCGATCAGGCCAGGGCTGCCTCTCTTCCTCTACAACTACTCAACACACCAGCTCCACGGCATCTTCGAGGTAATTTGCCCGTCTTATCTTATCTGATGACTGATTCATTGATGATTAATTGCTTGGACTCATCGCCCTATACTGAACTGAACTGAATCGTATCGTACGTGCAGGCTGCGAGCTTCGGCGGAGCAAACATCGACCCGGCGGCGTGGGAGGACAAGAAGTGTCACGGCGAGTCTCGCTTCCCTGCGCAGGTACTTCATGCACCACCCATGCCACATGCTGCTACCTAAGTTCAGACTTCAGAGAACCAATATAGAGTAGTACGAACGTAGATTTAGGAGCCTAGAAATGTCTACCGGCCGGCCCAGTTGCAAGGAGTCTTGATCTGCAGCAAGGGATTAGTACCGAGACAAGCAATTACTACCTAGTCAATCATATAGTTAACTAAACGGATGGGTGATGGCACGGTCTAGCTAAAACCTGCTACTCCCAAACCGGCAACAAGGGGATTAGTACCACCAGTAGATCTTGCTAGCGACTACTCAACCACCTCACTTCCTTTAGGTTGGCCGGTCAATCCTAAACCAACCACCTGTTCTTCTAGAAGGAGTGCACTTGTCAACACATGTTCAATTACATCCATCTCGTCTCAAAATGACATCACCAGTGACTTATTCTTCTGGAAGAACACCACCTGTATCTGAAGTTAACTACTAGCACTGAAAAGGAACATAATTATATCTGGAGTAGTATAGTATTCAACAACACACTACCCTCTACATCTGGCTTGCATAAATAAAAGGATGGACAATACTTACCTAGTACTTGGCCTATGTGTATGTCATGCTGATTTGAGACGATGAATTCAGGTGAGGGTCGCCACAAGGAAGATCTGCGACCCGCTGGAGGAGGATGCTTTCCGACCAATCCTGCACCACTACGACGGTCCAAAATTCCGGCTGGAGCTCAGCATCACCGAGGTTTGTGCCATCGTCAATGGCGTGTCTGAAGCATCATCAgttcatcacatggttcatctaacTGAGATGTTGCTGTCTATGCAGGCTCTCTCCCTTCTTGACATCTTTGAAGACAAGGACGATGCCTGAGGCCGCCTCCTGCCGCTCAATGCTCAGCTCAGGGACTGTTGAGAAACAGCTCAATAAGGGAGACATATATACGTTAATATAATCAATTAAACAGTGATAAGTGAGTGTTCCATCTTGCGGGCTAAGAAATTATGCGCCCCGTTGTCTATCATGCGCGGTGATGACTGCAGAGGATCAGCCCTCATTTCTGTAACTAAGCTATTATGACGGCTATGTATAAATATATAAATATTGAGACCTGAATGTTGTTTCTCCTGTTGTACACCTGAGCAGAATAAATAATGGCATTCGTATTTTCCAAAGAAACACAATAGCAATCGTTCCTTTTTGAGGGAAGATATGTTCTTGCCTTCACCTGCCAAATGGGCAACAAGAAGCTGTGGTAAAAGTATGTAGCAACAACTGAAATTGTAAGATGCGCCAGAAAATTACTCCGGTGCAATGGAAAAGATGAACTAGTCAGACAACAATGTAGAATGTACAAACTACATACTGCAGTCATGTTGAGCACAAAAACTTCACAAGAATGCAGATGTAACCAATGTGTGGAAAATCCATGTTGGCACAAAGGAATAGGACTCCTTGCTACCAAAACAGGCTTGCAACAAGCCAGCCCAAAGTTATCAAGTTGAACCAGCAACAGACCTTGCATAGCACATCAAATTCCTGCTCACGTTTTGTGGTGATTACACATCAAAAGTGCAACATTTCCTATGCTGACAGACATGTTAAACAACAACTGCTTAAACATTATACTCATTGGGCCAATATAAGTCAGTCACAGCCTCCAAGTCACAGGGCACCACACCCTTCAATGACCAATCTGAACTCCTACACCACATTTATACAAAACTGATGGGAATAATATAAACAAACAGGTGATTCAGGATGAATGAACGGAGAAAACTAGGGGCAGGAAAGCTCTCCACAAACACATTTGGTATCTAACACCAGTCTAAAGTCTAAACCGCAGAAGAAGCACGCACCCAACATGGAAATCTGCCAAGAAGTTTTCTCCCCGATGAGTTGTTCTCAGATTCAGCCAAACAGATTATGTGGCGCTGGGTCCACCATGACCGAGCTATGGTGATGAACCATATACCACCTGTCGTTACGGAACTCATATACATTGGTCGCATGGAGAGGTCCCGGTTCACCATCAACATGCACCTTCATGTTGACCCAAGCTACATCAGAAAGTACACGAGCTCTGACATCTCGTAACTGAAAATCAGTGCCCTGCCCACCATCTTGGCCCCAGTTGAATAACAAGGCCCAGCTGTTCATCACTGCGTTGTATCTGTCAAACGAGGAGTTAGATAGCAGTAATCCACCGCAAGAAAACTTGCAAATAAGACTCCATGAACAAAAGGCAAGAAAATCCATCCAGATTAGGGAAATTTTCATCCCAAAAAGGGTATAGGAGCATGAGAAGTTAAATGAAATGATTGACAATAAAGTATGACCCTCGACTGTTTTCCATTTAACGTAAAGTGTAGTAATATCATAGTGTTTGTCACATGCCTGCGTTCTACTTGAAGGGTATTGATCACTGGAGATGCCTCCAGAAACTAATGCAACATCAGAATAAAAAGAAATGGATTAACTAATATACCCTAACACATGGAACCACTGGTTAATTAACCCGGTTCTATCACAGTTCCGAAACATTAACTTAGTTTTATAGTTAGTGATGGATTCCTAAGAATAGCTAGTAGAAGTTGACATGTCTCTACACTGTAAATTCCCTACATATGATACCATGTGTACTCTTTATTCTGACAACATGAATagttattaagttgcaaacacgaTGATTGGCAGATAGTCCAAGGAAAAAGAGATAATACAGAATAAGcgaaaacactttaccagaaagatGAGTAACAACATAATCGCATAAATATAACAGGAACTTGGAGGAAATAAATTATCTTAAAAGTGTCCTGTGTATTCATGTATTTTTCTATTCATTAATTAAATGTGACTTAATAAGTTTGCATATAAGGTGACAGCAATATCGCCATGATAGAACATGGTGAGAAATACAATTAAATGCATGTTGGAGTGAGTAAACCGACATTGATGCAATGTATAATGCAAGCATACAGCTGTACACAATTGGTTTGCTAAGGTATTTATCAGCAATAAACATTATAAAGAGTAAGAACCCTTTGTACTTTTCCGAAGTGCTGCCAGTATTCAAGGCCACATAAGAAAGCAAAATTGTCACTGCAGTAATGTATTAATATGTATATGCAGCTGCACACCAAATTTAAGTGTTCCCAATCATTTTTTTGCTCTATTTAAAATGAAATAGAATGAGAAGTGTGTGTATCTTTTACAACAGTAAAGAATTGTATGGATGATGCCTTTTGAGCCATATATAAAAAATTAGGAGTAAAGTCTTAGACATACCCTGTAAAAAGTTCTCCACTAGCATTTATGCACTTTACATAGTCTGCGTTAAGCCAGAAGTGACTCATTGCTGGCAAGGACCCTTCCCTGATGATATTATAGAACTCAGCATTCACATTCATGATGGCTTTCGTAGCTGCGTAGTATGCCTTCCAACCATTAGGTGGAGTTATATTACCCTGCTCGACTGTAAAATCCTACAAGGGAGAAGTTTATTGATGACAAACTCACAAGTAAAATGTTGTGGTGAGATTGGCAGTTTCATATCACAACTCGTAAGGCAAGTTATTTTGAACAGTCAAATATATGAACTCAAACCGCCACAACGGAAAAAACATGTGACCCATACAGCTGTGTTATTAGACTGACAGTATACTAAAAATAGCATTTGCCATACAAAATCTGCAAAGCCATGGGAATGGTGCTATGAAAGATATTTGAAGTTTTCAAAACGAAAAGTGCTATCAGAAGAAAAACGCTACAGAAGTACAGATATGCAGTAATGGtacaaaaaaaaaacacataTTTTAGTTAGAAACTCAAAATGTGCAGATTCAGATACAAACTTTTTGTATGCAGTGTCAATTTTAGAGTTTTGGTTGGATTGTGGGAAAGGAGGAAAGTCTGGAAAGTAATACAATGTTCTTTTGTCATATCTTGTGTAAACTTATCCAAGACGTGTCGCCATCGATGCTGAGGAAATAATAAATTTAGCCAGAACTTGATTAAAAAAAGGAGCCCTCCTAGCGATAATAACTTGTCCGTGTAGCATGAATCACTGAGCTATACCATCCGTCCATGCAAAACAAGTAAGTCCCATTGATATGATCGAGCATTTTAGTACTCTAGACAAAATCAACAGCAACCTAACTATGGGGACGGCTCTATTCAAGTCAAAAGGAGCAGGACAGTAATGCTACATTCCTAATCCAACAGTAGGTCAATCAATCAAGGAAAATCTGAGAGGGCACCTTGTGGTAGAGCGCCTTCCAAGCCCCATCGTCGTTGGCGGCGCGGCGCATGGCTGAGTTGGTCATAGAGAGGTGGCAGAGACTGGTGCAGTCGAGGTAGCTGAGAGCGTGGGTTGTGATCTCGGGCACGAGCTGCTCCATCATGGAGGCGCCCGTGGCCGCCGGAGCAGGCGCTGGCGCCTTGTTCATCTCGTCCCCACCGATGGCCATCTCGCCGTTGGCGCTGGGCTTGTGGCGGCAGGCGCAGCAGGTCGGGGTCGGAGCGGATTGGTGCTTGTTAGGGGAAGGGGGGCGGAAGGCCCAGATGGCGCAGACGAGGCAGCAGACGGCGGTGGCCCCGGCGGCGATCAGGGCCGGGAAAGCGTCCATGCGGACATCCAGGTGGCGGCGAGGGAGAGGGAGACGGCGGCGGTCAGGGGCTCGGGGTAGGGTTTGGTCGGCATCCCATCACACGGGGGGTGGGGAGGAGTGTTGGGGAACTAGGGTTTTGGTTTTGGGGGAGGGAGGAGATGGGGAAATGAAATCAGGGAGGTTTCCTCTTTGTCTTTGGAAAATGGGAGGAGAAGGGGTTGGGTTGGGTGGGTGACCACAACCGGGTAGGATGCGCTGTCATTTATGAACGGGGTTAGCCTCCGAGGAGAGCTGGATCGGGCTTGGGTCTTGCGAGGCCCAACGGGCAACCACATATGGACCATGGGTTATTTCGGTCCACATCAGCCCCATTTCGAGCGTGTAAATACGGTCCGTTTACGGTGGCTGCGAACGGCACACGTGTTCGTGTGTGTCCTCCCGAAACGACCAAGGGCCCATGCGTCACTGACCGGGGGAGACAAGCAGACGCGGGCCCATGCGTGTGGATGTCTCTTTAAATGGAGAATACTGGACCCTCCCACTCGCTCCCGAACcttccaaaccctagccaccctgaGCTCCCGaaccctagccatggcgaagAAGGGGGCGGCTGGTTCCGCCTAGGCCGGAACGACCACAAGGCCTCGGGGTCTCGACCCGGCGACTAGCGCGGCAGCAATGGCGGCCGCCAGAACACCCGGGCGCCTGCTGGGAGGCCACCGCCGCCGAGAAGGCCACCACGCCCTCCTCCCGTTCTGCGCTCGGAGACGCGTGTCAACATGGACACGGCGACATCGCGCCTCTACGCTGATCTCGGCGTGCCGCTGCTGTGGCTGGATGCGCACATCCCGCATGGGTGGCATCTCAACCAGGCGCTAGTGCCAGTGCCCGCGAATCCGAGAAGTGGACCCGCGCGCCGCCCCGAGATTGTAATATCCCAGAACATAGGACAAccaaagggtagatttagaaatgggatgtgcatttcatcgcaaaacgggggaaattttcgcgccttattgcataaaacctaagaggggtcgaggtttctctctcgttgttattagggttagagcaatgtgagtgctatgaatttcgacatgatctcttttgaaaCTTAGGGTTTTGGGAGAATGTTTGATTTggcatttcaaatttgaattcaaacaaaagAAGTATAAAGTGATCaatatataaatgaattatgaattcataattcaaaagaACATCACACTTACACAAATAATTCATAACTGAATATCAAATTTAtataaaagctcataaacaaaac
Coding sequences within it:
- the LOC127342652 gene encoding F-box protein SKIP8, translating into MDAFPALIAAGATAVCCLVCAIWAFRPPSPNKHQSAPTPTCCACRHKPSANGEMAIGGDEMNKAPAPAPAATGASMMEQLVPEITTHALSYLDCTSLCHLSMTNSAMRRAANDDGAWKALYHKDFTVEQGNITPPNGWKAYYAATKAIMNVNAEFYNIIREGSLPAMSHFWLNADYVKCINASGELFTGYNAVMNSWALLFNWGQDGGQGTDFQLRDVRARVLSDVAWVNMKVHVDGEPGPLHATNVYEFRNDRWYMVHHHSSVMVDPAPHNLFG